Proteins from a single region of Nitrospira sp.:
- the thiE gene encoding thiamine phosphate synthase — MLDPSVNPDRPLVEVLKISAGAGARFFQYRNKTVSMKEAYAEALPLRKIARELGAWFIVNDRCDLALAVDADGVHLGQGDLPLGLARKIMGPDKLIGISTHNPEQVRVATAGGPDYLGFGPIFKPGSKTDHDPVVGVAGLKAIRPLTPLPIFAIGGITLDQVGDVIQAGANGVAVISAILKAPEIRQTISDFVARLSSPTAPIS; from the coding sequence ATTCTTGATCCATCGGTCAATCCTGATCGCCCGCTTGTGGAAGTTCTGAAAATATCAGCGGGAGCGGGAGCCAGGTTCTTTCAGTATCGGAACAAGACTGTGTCGATGAAGGAAGCCTATGCGGAGGCCTTGCCTCTCCGAAAGATAGCGCGTGAGCTGGGCGCATGGTTCATCGTGAACGATCGCTGCGATTTGGCGTTGGCCGTCGATGCAGATGGAGTCCACTTGGGGCAAGGAGATTTGCCGCTTGGCCTCGCTCGAAAGATCATGGGGCCGGACAAGCTGATCGGGATTTCGACGCATAATCCAGAGCAAGTGCGGGTGGCAACGGCAGGTGGGCCGGACTACCTCGGCTTCGGTCCGATTTTTAAGCCGGGCTCGAAGACCGATCACGATCCCGTCGTTGGTGTGGCCGGGTTGAAGGCCATTCGTCCGCTGACGCCGCTTCCGATCTTTGCCATCGGCGGGATCACGCTTGATCAGGTCGGGGATGTGATACAAGCGGGAGCGAACGGAGTCGCGGTGATCTCCGCAATCCTCAAGGCACCGGAGATTCGGCAAACAATCAGCGACTTCGTCGCTCGGCTCTCTTCACCAACTGCGCCAATTTCTTAA
- a CDS encoding DGQHR domain-containing protein yields the protein MLATRITQKEGTFYFIAYNAGDLLEKVRFTSRYYFEGEEIAQTKIAEHDEVAQFIAGIERSEKGFQRVLNRQKVKQIVNFYETVVAQPMIPGTVLLFTDETLRFQKVEGSESIGHLSEPKGKYLVIDGQHRLAGLHFFHEKHPDQSRQVEVPCLLFDGRSADFATEMFVIINSTHTRINRSHLVDLYEKVSWESPEKKFTAKVVNLLYSESDSPLQYKINRLGGRSKQEKWILQSEVFNELLKVVTAHKRWIESHLDMKADRCYALVRDYLKGVKDVMGEIWGQNERYMFTRDVSLKALIRVLDDLIVDRKLISAWEDQRSHQPFAELVKPWATLTKDFRADGFYERFPAKGQLERVRKIHQRLLDAIVG from the coding sequence ATGCTGGCGACGCGAATTACCCAGAAGGAAGGGACGTTTTATTTCATTGCCTACAACGCCGGTGATTTGTTGGAAAAGGTTCGCTTCACGAGCCGGTACTATTTTGAAGGCGAAGAAATTGCGCAAACGAAGATTGCCGAACACGATGAGGTCGCGCAATTCATTGCGGGGATTGAGCGGAGTGAAAAGGGGTTTCAGCGGGTCCTGAACCGGCAGAAGGTCAAACAGATCGTCAATTTTTATGAGACCGTCGTGGCGCAACCGATGATTCCCGGCACGGTGTTGCTCTTTACCGATGAAACGCTTCGTTTCCAAAAGGTGGAAGGTTCGGAGTCGATCGGCCACTTGAGCGAGCCAAAAGGCAAGTACCTGGTCATTGATGGACAGCATCGTCTCGCCGGACTCCATTTTTTCCACGAGAAACATCCGGACCAGAGCAGGCAGGTCGAAGTGCCCTGTCTCTTGTTCGACGGGCGGAGTGCCGATTTTGCGACGGAGATGTTCGTGATCATCAACTCCACCCACACGCGTATCAACCGATCACATCTGGTCGATCTCTATGAGAAGGTGTCTTGGGAGAGTCCTGAAAAGAAGTTCACCGCCAAAGTCGTCAATCTGCTTTACAGCGAGTCCGACTCGCCGCTGCAGTACAAGATCAACCGCCTTGGAGGACGGAGTAAGCAGGAAAAATGGATTCTTCAGTCCGAGGTATTCAACGAACTCTTAAAAGTGGTGACGGCCCATAAGCGTTGGATCGAGTCACATTTAGACATGAAGGCCGATCGGTGCTATGCGTTGGTGCGAGACTATCTCAAAGGTGTCAAGGATGTAATGGGTGAGATCTGGGGACAGAACGAGCGCTATATGTTCACGCGCGACGTTTCCCTCAAGGCGTTGATCCGGGTGCTGGACGACCTGATTGTGGATCGTAAACTCATCAGCGCCTGGGAGGACCAACGCTCACATCAACCGTTCGCTGAGCTGGTGAAACCTTGGGCCACGCTCACCAAGGATTTCCGTGCCGATGGTTTTTACGAACGGTTCCCTGCCAAAGGTCAACTTGAACGGGTTCGCAAGATTCACCAACGGCTGCTGGATGCGATTGTGGGATAG
- a CDS encoding SDR family oxidoreductase — MENQTFPTPAVIGQREKQANPPSVLVTGASGGIGRAISQAFGQIGWYVGVHYYQNKSAAEATLNQLRKVGGTGEAYAADIREPESVRRMFDQFSRDTHGPVAVICNAGIGQSELLVRHADDIWDDVIATNLTGTFHCLRTSAPLLLARGGGSIIVIGSHTGFHGARGQSAYATSKAGLIGLVKSAALEWGPQNIRVNLVLPGWQKTDLTEGIFPEDKGWLDHALRRPAALDEVVGTIVHLAQLKDTSGQVWNSDSRHL, encoded by the coding sequence ATGGAAAATCAGACATTCCCGACACCAGCGGTAATAGGTCAACGAGAAAAACAAGCTAATCCTCCATCCGTCCTCGTCACCGGAGCTTCAGGAGGGATCGGTCGAGCGATCAGTCAGGCCTTTGGACAGATTGGATGGTATGTGGGCGTCCATTACTATCAGAACAAATCGGCAGCCGAAGCGACATTGAACCAACTCCGCAAGGTCGGAGGAACCGGTGAGGCCTACGCCGCGGACATTCGGGAACCAGAGTCCGTTCGCCGCATGTTCGATCAATTCTCCCGCGATACCCATGGCCCCGTCGCCGTAATCTGTAACGCCGGAATCGGACAGAGCGAATTGCTTGTGCGTCATGCGGACGACATCTGGGACGATGTCATCGCCACGAATCTCACCGGCACGTTTCACTGTTTGCGAACCAGCGCACCTCTCTTGCTCGCGCGCGGCGGAGGCTCCATCATAGTCATCGGCTCGCACACCGGATTCCACGGCGCGAGGGGACAGAGTGCCTACGCTACATCGAAAGCGGGGCTGATTGGGTTAGTCAAATCGGCCGCGTTGGAATGGGGGCCGCAGAACATTCGGGTGAATCTCGTGTTGCCGGGATGGCAAAAGACCGACTTGACGGAGGGGATATTCCCCGAAGACAAAGGGTGGCTCGATCATGCCTTGCGCCGGCCGGCTGCGCTTGACGAAGTCGTCGGCACGATCGTGCATCTGGCTCAACTCAAGGATACCTCTGGACAGGTGTGGAACAGCGACAGCCGGCATCTATAA
- a CDS encoding proline dehydrogenase family protein — protein MTTNPSAREPVILRIGQHLAQLSAGRTPTVFDSRWWSQSVINLAMKDPTFKVQLFRFIDVLPAVASDQAVVRMADEYFGALHGQVFGLQWGLKALAATSVGATITGKSIRHQVEQMARMFIAGGSVEEALPVLANLWKDGRAWSVDLLGEATISDIEADRYRDRCLDALTLLGKTVDTWPSSTMLEQDHLGSLPRAQLSLKISALTSRLDPIDPVGTYRAVAARIHPIVEQAATLGCGLIFDMEQAETKTLLLEMFRNLFDEPAFRTFPHAGVAMQAYHREADQDIRSLIAWAERRNCPITIRLVKGAYWDSDTVRYRQAGWPVPLFEHKAETDANYEALVPLLLNHRQVIRPAFGTHNLRTLAVIEAEADAHRCGPETVEYQMIYGMAEPFQHAMVAHGRRVRLYTPVGRLLPGMAYLVRRLLENTSNESFLRKEYVESQSLATLLTPPMVPASTLPRSREDDSFFNEPHSDFSRQEIRTAMQTAIDRVRTDLGRTWPSTVRGKRLTGPLMASHNPTRPDELVATVQAASPADVAATVGAAVAAGAAWGQRPAVERIAVMRRAAGLMRERRYDLASRELFEVGKPWREADADVAEAIDFLEFYAQQMTRLSEPLRLGHYPGELNQRWYRPRGLAAVIAPWNFPLAIPAGMISAALVTGNAVLFKPSERASLLGVLLTDLFHEAGVPTDVLYCLPGGPEIGRALSQRPEIATIAFTGSKDVGLGLWADAATVHPGQTLVRRVITEMGGKNAIIVDDTADLDEAIAGVVASFTGYAGQKCSACSRAIVLDSVYDQFLTRLRDAVMSLTLGDPCDPGTQIGPVIDDRAKRRIEEFITLGMATHRVIVRRATEGPGYFVSPTVFADVGPDDRLAQEEIFGPVLVVMKATTLAEALEMANATRYALTGGIYSRSPANLAMAREQFDVGNLYVNRPITGALVSRQPFGGHRLSGVGAKAGGEDYLAQFMITRITSENTLRRGFESTQ, from the coding sequence ATGACGACGAATCCATCGGCGCGCGAACCAGTCATACTCCGAATCGGACAACACCTGGCCCAGTTGTCCGCCGGTCGTACCCCGACCGTCTTCGACAGTCGCTGGTGGTCACAAAGCGTGATCAACCTGGCGATGAAAGATCCCACGTTCAAAGTGCAGCTATTCCGGTTTATCGATGTGCTCCCCGCCGTCGCTTCGGATCAGGCCGTCGTGCGGATGGCGGACGAATACTTTGGAGCACTCCATGGTCAAGTGTTCGGACTGCAATGGGGCCTCAAGGCGTTGGCGGCGACGAGTGTCGGGGCCACCATCACGGGGAAATCCATCCGTCATCAGGTCGAGCAGATGGCGCGCATGTTCATTGCCGGGGGTTCGGTGGAAGAGGCACTCCCCGTCCTGGCGAACCTCTGGAAAGACGGACGTGCCTGGTCGGTGGATTTGCTCGGCGAGGCCACGATCAGCGACATCGAGGCGGACCGGTATCGGGATCGATGCCTGGACGCCTTGACGCTACTAGGCAAGACCGTCGACACATGGCCGTCGTCGACGATGTTGGAACAGGATCATCTCGGCTCGCTGCCGCGGGCACAACTTTCTCTGAAGATCTCCGCGTTGACCTCGCGGTTAGACCCGATCGATCCCGTCGGCACCTATCGGGCCGTGGCGGCCCGGATACACCCGATCGTGGAACAGGCGGCGACCCTCGGGTGCGGATTGATCTTTGATATGGAGCAAGCGGAGACGAAAACCTTGCTGCTCGAGATGTTCAGGAACCTCTTCGACGAACCGGCGTTTCGGACCTTTCCCCACGCCGGCGTGGCGATGCAAGCCTATCATCGGGAAGCCGACCAGGACATTCGATCCCTCATCGCCTGGGCAGAACGACGGAACTGTCCGATCACGATTCGACTGGTGAAGGGAGCCTATTGGGATTCGGACACGGTGCGCTACCGCCAGGCGGGGTGGCCGGTCCCACTGTTTGAGCACAAGGCGGAGACCGACGCGAACTATGAGGCACTCGTGCCCTTGCTCCTGAACCACCGTCAGGTCATCCGCCCGGCATTCGGGACGCACAATCTACGAACCTTGGCCGTCATCGAAGCGGAGGCGGACGCGCACCGGTGCGGCCCGGAGACGGTCGAGTATCAGATGATTTACGGCATGGCGGAACCGTTTCAGCATGCGATGGTCGCGCATGGCCGGCGAGTGCGATTGTATACGCCGGTCGGCCGATTACTACCGGGGATGGCCTATCTGGTCCGGCGATTACTGGAAAATACGTCGAACGAATCGTTTCTACGGAAGGAGTACGTGGAGTCGCAGTCATTGGCGACCCTCCTCACTCCGCCGATGGTCCCCGCTTCCACATTGCCACGATCCAGAGAGGACGATTCGTTTTTCAATGAGCCGCACAGCGATTTTTCCCGGCAGGAAATCCGTACGGCCATGCAGACCGCAATCGACCGGGTGCGAACCGATCTGGGGCGGACCTGGCCGTCGACCGTTCGGGGGAAGCGGCTGACCGGTCCCCTGATGGCGTCGCACAACCCCACACGGCCTGACGAACTCGTCGCGACCGTTCAGGCGGCTTCACCGGCCGACGTGGCTGCCACAGTCGGCGCTGCGGTGGCAGCGGGCGCAGCATGGGGGCAACGGCCCGCAGTAGAACGAATCGCCGTGATGCGACGCGCGGCTGGACTCATGCGCGAGCGCCGGTATGACCTGGCTTCCAGGGAACTGTTCGAAGTCGGAAAGCCCTGGCGGGAAGCCGACGCCGACGTGGCGGAGGCCATCGACTTCTTGGAGTTCTACGCCCAGCAGATGACGCGTCTCAGCGAGCCGCTCCGACTCGGACATTACCCCGGAGAGTTGAATCAACGGTGGTATCGTCCTCGTGGCCTGGCCGCGGTGATCGCGCCCTGGAACTTTCCGTTGGCGATTCCAGCCGGCATGATCAGTGCGGCCCTGGTCACCGGCAACGCAGTACTCTTTAAGCCTTCCGAGCGTGCTTCCTTGTTGGGAGTGCTGTTGACGGACCTGTTCCATGAAGCCGGTGTGCCGACAGATGTTTTGTACTGCCTTCCCGGTGGCCCTGAGATCGGACGGGCATTGTCCCAGCGACCGGAAATCGCCACGATCGCCTTCACCGGATCGAAGGATGTGGGACTGGGGTTATGGGCTGACGCCGCGACGGTCCACCCCGGTCAAACACTGGTGAGGCGGGTGATCACGGAGATGGGTGGTAAAAACGCCATCATCGTCGACGACACGGCAGATCTCGACGAAGCCATCGCCGGCGTGGTCGCATCCTTCACGGGCTACGCGGGGCAGAAGTGTTCGGCTTGTTCCCGCGCCATCGTGCTAGACAGCGTCTACGATCAGTTTCTTACGCGGCTGCGTGATGCCGTGATGAGTCTCACGCTGGGCGACCCGTGCGATCCCGGCACGCAGATCGGTCCCGTGATCGATGACCGGGCGAAGCGACGCATCGAAGAATTCATCACGTTGGGTATGGCAACGCATCGGGTGATCGTTCGCCGTGCTACGGAAGGACCGGGGTACTTCGTAAGCCCGACCGTATTCGCCGATGTCGGGCCAGACGATCGGTTGGCACAGGAAGAAATCTTCGGCCCGGTGCTGGTGGTCATGAAAGCGACGACCTTGGCTGAGGCACTGGAGATGGCCAACGCGACAAGATATGCCCTGACCGGCGGAATCTATTCACGAAGCCCCGCCAACCTCGCCATGGCCCGTGAGCAGTTCGATGTAGGAAACCTCTATGTGAACCGCCCCATCACCGGGGCGCTCGTCTCTCGGCAACCCTTCGGGGGACACCGTTTATCAGGGGTAGGCGCGAAAGCCGGCGGGGAAGACTACTTGGCTCAGTTCATGATCACCCGCATCACGAGTGAAAATACCCTCCGACGGGGATTCGAATCGACTCAGTGA
- the queG gene encoding tRNA epoxyqueuosine(34) reductase QueG, producing MSLAEIIKQEARALGFDAVGITQVSDEQGSSNPATGQAPPAESPFLRRLFDRLTEWLQRGHHGTMVWLERTPERRADPRQVLPGCRSIISVGMTYLTEHRANEQPGYGRIARYAWGKDYHKVVSKRLSQLEARISTLAPEAQTRSYVDTGPIMEKAWAERAGLGWIGKHSNLVSADHGSWLLLGEVLTTLELSPDEPATDLCGSCTLCIQACPTNAIVQPYVVDATRCISYLTIELRGDETTIPHELQVGMGNKIFGCDDCLDVCPFNLRAEPTHEATFQPSSVTLAPSLDALSRLDEQTFVTLFQQSPIRRAKIHGFRRNVAIAQNNMPHS from the coding sequence ATGTCTCTCGCAGAAATCATCAAACAAGAAGCACGGGCCTTGGGATTCGACGCGGTCGGGATCACGCAGGTGTCTGACGAGCAAGGATCAAGCAATCCTGCTACCGGACAAGCACCTCCGGCTGAATCACCTTTTCTCCGGCGTCTCTTTGATCGCCTGACGGAGTGGCTTCAGCGAGGCCATCACGGGACCATGGTCTGGCTGGAACGAACACCGGAGAGACGTGCCGATCCCCGCCAGGTCCTTCCTGGTTGTCGATCGATCATCTCCGTCGGCATGACCTACCTCACCGAACATCGCGCGAACGAACAGCCTGGATATGGTCGCATCGCCCGGTATGCCTGGGGAAAGGACTACCACAAGGTAGTGAGCAAAAGGCTCAGTCAGCTGGAAGCACGAATTTCCACCCTTGCGCCTGAGGCGCAAACCCGGTCTTACGTGGATACCGGGCCTATTATGGAAAAGGCCTGGGCGGAACGGGCCGGTCTGGGATGGATCGGGAAACACTCCAATCTCGTGTCAGCCGACCATGGCTCGTGGCTCTTGTTGGGAGAAGTGCTGACCACATTGGAACTCAGCCCGGACGAACCGGCGACCGATCTTTGTGGCAGTTGTACCCTGTGCATTCAGGCCTGCCCGACAAACGCGATCGTGCAACCCTATGTGGTCGATGCCACTCGTTGTATCTCCTACCTCACCATTGAATTGCGCGGCGATGAGACCACCATTCCTCATGAACTACAAGTGGGCATGGGCAACAAGATCTTCGGGTGTGACGATTGCCTCGATGTGTGCCCTTTTAATTTGCGCGCTGAACCGACCCACGAGGCCACATTCCAACCTTCTTCGGTCACCCTCGCACCGAGTTTGGATGCACTTTCTCGGCTCGATGAACAGACCTTCGTAACCCTGTTTCAACAGAGTCCGATTCGACGGGCAAAGATCCATGGGTTCCGTCGAAATGTCGCCATTGCACAGAACAATATGCCCCATTCATAA
- a CDS encoding Mrp/NBP35 family ATP-binding protein — translation MADEHGHGAQQPQAKDNLIPGVKHVVAVSSGKGGVGKSTVAANLACALAVAGAKVGLLDADLYGPNIPMMMGSTTGPEQKDGKIVPVENHGVKLISMAFLVPEEAPLVWRGPMVHQYLQAFFRDVLWGELEYLLIDLPPGTGDVQLSLSQMVPLAGAITVTTPQEVALYDVRKGMAMFQKVNVPLLGIVENMSYFVCGHCHERTEIFSHGGGERAAAKVGVPFLGRIPIDPAIRDGGDTGHPIVVADPASPQAQAFRDIAQKLMDQLKGSGNSGSSIDSLLKKIKQPFSTN, via the coding sequence ATGGCTGATGAACATGGTCATGGGGCACAGCAGCCCCAGGCAAAAGATAATTTGATCCCTGGAGTCAAACACGTCGTCGCAGTGAGCAGTGGAAAGGGTGGCGTCGGCAAATCTACCGTTGCCGCAAATCTGGCCTGTGCGCTGGCGGTTGCCGGTGCAAAGGTTGGTCTATTGGATGCGGATCTGTATGGCCCCAACATTCCGATGATGATGGGAAGCACCACTGGACCAGAACAAAAAGACGGCAAGATCGTTCCCGTCGAGAATCACGGGGTGAAGCTCATCTCCATGGCCTTTCTGGTGCCGGAAGAAGCTCCGTTGGTGTGGCGTGGGCCGATGGTGCATCAGTATCTCCAAGCCTTCTTCCGTGATGTACTCTGGGGCGAACTGGAGTATTTGTTGATTGATTTGCCGCCTGGTACAGGTGATGTGCAACTTTCCTTGTCACAGATGGTGCCGTTGGCCGGTGCCATTACCGTGACCACGCCGCAAGAAGTCGCCTTGTATGATGTCCGTAAGGGCATGGCCATGTTTCAGAAGGTGAATGTGCCGCTCTTGGGGATTGTCGAGAACATGAGCTACTTTGTCTGTGGTCATTGCCATGAGCGGACAGAGATTTTCTCGCATGGAGGTGGAGAACGGGCAGCGGCTAAAGTCGGTGTCCCATTCCTGGGGCGAATCCCCATCGATCCCGCGATTCGCGATGGTGGAGATACCGGTCATCCGATCGTCGTGGCTGATCCGGCCTCGCCACAGGCCCAGGCGTTTCGAGATATCGCCCAGAAGCTCATGGATCAGCTGAAGGGTAGCGGGAACAGCGGTTCGTCGATCGACAGTTTACTCAAGAAGATCAAGCAGCCGTTCAGCACGAATTGA
- a CDS encoding Rieske 2Fe-2S domain-containing protein, translating to MAEFVRVAALADIKPGHGIVAEAQGKTLAVFNVDGTIHAINNTCCHREGPLGEGELEGNVVTCPWHGWRFDVTSGACMNNPSAKVEAYQVKVEGSDVKVLL from the coding sequence ATGGCGGAGTTCGTACGGGTCGCGGCATTAGCGGATATCAAGCCTGGGCACGGAATTGTGGCGGAAGCACAGGGGAAGACACTGGCTGTCTTTAATGTGGATGGGACGATCCACGCGATTAATAATACTTGTTGCCATCGGGAGGGGCCCTTGGGGGAAGGCGAGTTGGAAGGTAACGTCGTCACCTGCCCGTGGCATGGGTGGCGGTTTGATGTGACCTCCGGCGCGTGCATGAACAATCCATCCGCCAAGGTGGAAGCCTATCAGGTGAAAGTAGAAGGCAGTGACGTGAAAGTGTTGCTCTAG
- the bioD gene encoding dethiobiotin synthase codes for MNHGIFITGTDTGVGKTLVTAALALHLKKQGLTVGVMKPIETGTSPSKEAQSDAARLRTIIESDEPLGAIRPYAFELPVAPLAAAQKEGQAINLETIKKVYRLLSSRYDFMVVEGVGGVRVPITPKIGVTDLIRLLRLPVVVVGRSGLGGINHALLTIEALQRSRIPILALVLNQTESARSAVARLQQRTTLEILRKQAGVPVLGPLPYEPGIPGRFRPAVQHLARSAAIKKLAQLVKRAERRSR; via the coding sequence ATGAACCACGGCATATTCATAACCGGCACTGATACAGGAGTCGGAAAAACCCTGGTCACGGCAGCCCTCGCGCTTCATCTGAAGAAACAGGGGCTGACAGTCGGTGTGATGAAACCGATTGAAACCGGGACCTCACCATCAAAAGAAGCTCAGTCCGATGCCGCACGGCTCCGAACCATCATTGAGAGCGACGAACCGCTGGGCGCCATCCGTCCCTATGCGTTTGAACTGCCGGTTGCTCCGCTGGCTGCAGCACAAAAGGAAGGACAGGCCATCAACTTGGAGACGATCAAGAAGGTCTACCGGCTCCTCTCCAGCCGATACGATTTCATGGTTGTAGAAGGAGTTGGCGGGGTGCGCGTGCCGATTACCCCAAAAATCGGCGTGACTGATTTGATCCGATTGCTACGTCTTCCGGTCGTCGTGGTCGGGCGATCCGGATTGGGAGGCATCAATCATGCGTTGCTGACCATTGAGGCGCTGCAGCGGAGCAGAATTCCCATCCTCGCCCTGGTCCTCAACCAAACCGAATCGGCTCGATCAGCAGTCGCTCGTTTACAACAGCGGACTACGTTGGAGATTCTTCGCAAACAGGCGGGCGTCCCAGTGCTCGGCCCCCTTCCCTATGAACCAGGCATTCCGGGACGATTCCGACCCGCCGTTCAACATCTGGCCCGATCAGCGGCCATTAAGAAATTGGCGCAGTTGGTGAAGAGAGCCGAGCGACGAAGTCGCTGA
- a CDS encoding fatty acid desaturase — MAETDPLASHPTSGFSYITCALFCAIVAVTVVGVCLYGYYIGYTLFDWIHFFVMYIVTGMGITVGYHRLVAHQSFDCPDWVKCLALIAGGWALQNSALVWGADHIRHHARTDTDEDPYNATRGFWHSHCGWLFYNTPHRLGKYEIRLRRDPVILWQHQYYWPIVASGLVVPFCIGFWWHGTLWGGISGLLMGGLFRMFMVLNSTFTVNSLCHMIGRQPHGTQDSSRDSWLISFISFGEGYHNYHHTYARDYRNGPQWYNFDPSKWIIYALSLVGLASKLRRLDSSVY; from the coding sequence ATGGCCGAGACGGATCCGCTCGCATCACACCCGACATCAGGGTTTTCCTACATCACATGCGCGCTCTTCTGCGCAATCGTTGCCGTGACGGTCGTCGGCGTATGCCTCTATGGGTACTATATCGGCTATACGCTGTTTGACTGGATACATTTTTTCGTCATGTACATCGTGACAGGGATGGGGATCACGGTCGGTTATCACCGGTTAGTGGCGCATCAAAGCTTTGACTGTCCCGATTGGGTGAAGTGCCTGGCTTTGATCGCCGGCGGGTGGGCCTTACAAAACTCGGCGTTGGTCTGGGGTGCGGACCATATTCGCCATCATGCTCGCACGGACACGGATGAAGATCCCTATAATGCGACCAGAGGATTCTGGCACAGCCACTGCGGCTGGCTCTTCTACAATACGCCGCACCGCCTCGGTAAATATGAAATTCGGCTGCGCCGAGACCCGGTGATTCTCTGGCAACACCAGTACTACTGGCCGATCGTCGCTTCCGGCCTTGTCGTCCCGTTCTGTATCGGATTCTGGTGGCATGGTACCCTTTGGGGCGGTATCAGTGGGCTTCTCATGGGCGGGCTGTTTCGGATGTTCATGGTCCTCAATTCGACCTTCACCGTCAATTCCCTCTGCCATATGATCGGCAGGCAGCCCCACGGCACGCAGGACAGCAGCCGCGACAGCTGGCTGATCTCTTTCATCAGCTTTGGCGAGGGCTACCACAATTATCACCATACCTATGCCCGCGACTACCGCAACGGCCCGCAGTGGTACAATTTCGATCCGTCCAAGTGGATCATCTATGCCTTGTCACTGGTTGGCTTGGCCAGCAAGCTGCGCCGGCTCGATTCCTCGGTGTATTGA
- the lipA gene encoding lipoyl synthase yields the protein MSFVPLDHLRSSCSTAPHPSTISAPRLPAWFKVTAKTGPDYLDLKQTMERLKLHTICEEARCPNRWECWNARTATFLILGDICTRRCHYCSVETGRPHSVDQDEPSRVAEAVHALGLRHAVITSVNRDELGDGGASVFAETIKQTKRLNPICTIEVLIPDFEGNEEALATICEEKPEILNHNIETVRRLFPSIRPQGKYQRSIDLLARAKQHGMKTKSGLILGMGETLDEAYEVMRDLRSVDCDIMTIGQYLQPTREHLPVARFYDLSEFALLKEEGLAMGFSHIESGPLVRSSYHAEQQVSSD from the coding sequence ATGAGCTTTGTCCCTCTTGATCATCTCCGGTCCTCCTGTTCTACCGCCCCTCACCCATCAACGATCAGTGCTCCCCGTCTTCCTGCTTGGTTCAAGGTCACAGCGAAGACCGGTCCTGATTATCTCGATCTCAAACAGACCATGGAACGGCTCAAGCTCCACACGATTTGTGAAGAGGCTCGTTGTCCGAACCGCTGGGAATGTTGGAATGCCCGTACTGCGACGTTCCTGATCCTCGGCGATATCTGCACCAGGCGCTGTCACTACTGTTCTGTGGAGACTGGAAGGCCGCATTCGGTAGATCAAGATGAACCAAGCCGGGTTGCAGAAGCTGTCCATGCGTTGGGATTACGCCATGCGGTGATTACCTCGGTCAATCGCGACGAATTAGGTGATGGTGGGGCATCGGTCTTTGCAGAAACAATCAAGCAGACCAAACGCCTGAATCCCATCTGTACCATTGAAGTGTTGATCCCGGACTTTGAAGGTAACGAAGAGGCGCTTGCGACGATTTGCGAGGAGAAGCCGGAGATTCTGAATCACAATATTGAAACTGTCAGACGGTTGTTCCCATCAATCCGCCCTCAAGGGAAATATCAGCGGTCCATCGACTTGCTTGCGAGGGCGAAGCAGCATGGAATGAAAACGAAATCGGGCTTGATCCTGGGTATGGGAGAGACACTCGATGAAGCTTACGAGGTGATGCGCGACCTCCGATCAGTTGATTGTGACATCATGACCATCGGCCAATATCTCCAACCGACCAGAGAGCATCTGCCCGTTGCCAGATTCTACGATCTCTCCGAATTTGCACTGCTGAAAGAAGAAGGGCTTGCCATGGGTTTCAGCCATATCGAATCCGGTCCACTCGTCCGTAGCTCATATCATGCGGAGCAGCAGGTCTCCTCAGATTGA